A genomic segment from Polyangium mundeleinium encodes:
- a CDS encoding cupin domain-containing protein, producing MTRTLLAGLLAFASVLGVVGSVSPSAQADARQQAQAQRAPRAGVTFHANIDALTRQNEAYRRVLFTAKRMQVVAMSIPPGGEVGQEQHKRVEQVLVLVEGEGKVVLNGVASPFRPGDVVLVTPGVRHNFINTGKTPLKLYTLYAPPNHIPGRVQQTKADAEADLADEAFGQQVR from the coding sequence ATGACGCGTACTCTATTGGCGGGTCTTCTCGCGTTCGCAAGCGTGCTCGGTGTCGTTGGGTCTGTCTCGCCCTCGGCGCAGGCCGATGCTCGGCAGCAGGCCCAGGCGCAACGCGCGCCGCGAGCCGGGGTGACGTTTCACGCGAACATCGACGCGCTCACCCGGCAGAATGAAGCCTATCGTCGCGTGCTCTTCACGGCGAAGCGGATGCAGGTGGTGGCCATGAGCATCCCGCCGGGTGGTGAAGTCGGGCAGGAGCAGCACAAGCGGGTCGAGCAGGTCCTGGTCCTGGTCGAGGGAGAAGGAAAAGTCGTCCTCAATGGCGTCGCGTCGCCGTTCCGACCTGGTGACGTGGTGCTCGTGACGCCCGGCGTCCGCCACAACTTCATCAATACGGGCAAGACGCCGCTCAAGCTGTATACGCTCTACGCGCCCCCGAACCACATCCCCGGGCGGGTCCAGCAGACGAAGGCCGACGCCGAGGCGGACCTTGCGGACGAGGCGTTCGGGCAGCAAGTCCGGTGA